Proteins encoded within one genomic window of Vicinamibacteria bacterium:
- a CDS encoding PIN domain-containing protein, which produces MKVVLDTNVLLSGLMYPDSQPGRIVSAWRHAQFEVATSLAQLEKSFAKKL; this is translated from the coding sequence GTGAAGGTCGTCCTCGACACGAACGTTCTCTTATCCGGTCTGATGTACCCCGACAGCCAGCCGGGACGAATCGTGTCGGCGTGGCGCCATGCCCAGTTCGAGGTGGCCACGAGCCTCGCGCAACTCGAGAAATCGTTCGCCAAGAAACTCTGA
- a CDS encoding type II toxin-antitoxin system prevent-host-death family antitoxin: MKLRQNLGDLLNEVQYRNGRILITKAGKPVAALVDVALFERIQKLDAQFEQLADRLAKVFDAVPAEEAEAWLDEAVRTAREKSADQ, from the coding sequence GTGAAGCTGCGCCAGAACCTTGGCGACCTGTTGAACGAAGTGCAGTATCGGAACGGCAGAATCCTCATTACGAAAGCGGGGAAGCCCGTGGCGGCTCTCGTCGACGTTGCTTTATTCGAGCGAATTCAGAAGCTTGACGCACAGTTCGAACAACTCGCCGACAGGCTGGCAAAGGTTTTCGACGCCGTACCAGCCGAAGAGGCCGAGGCCTGGCTGGATGAGGCCGTGCGGACCGCGCGCGAAAAATCCGCTGATCAGTGA
- a CDS encoding cation transporter: protein MSESSATGELERRALVLEYFTIAWNVIEALVALVAGWVAGSIALVGFGLDSLIEVTSAVALVWRLRRSGDPDAELEAERKALRVVGYTFFALAAYVTLQAGSILLRRAPPEESLVGIALAAVSLIVMPWLGFAKKRLAKRLGSRALEADATETLVCSYLSLTLLVGLGANAVWGWWWADPVAALAIVAFVLHEGKEALEHSRGDV from the coding sequence TTGTCGGAGTCTTCCGCCACGGGTGAGCTCGAGCGACGAGCCCTCGTTCTCGAGTATTTCACCATCGCCTGGAACGTCATCGAGGCTCTCGTCGCCCTCGTGGCCGGCTGGGTCGCGGGCAGCATCGCGCTCGTCGGATTCGGCCTCGACAGCCTCATCGAAGTCACCTCCGCGGTGGCTCTGGTGTGGCGCCTGCGACGGAGCGGCGATCCCGATGCGGAGCTCGAAGCGGAGAGAAAGGCCCTACGCGTCGTGGGCTATACGTTCTTCGCGCTCGCCGCTTACGTGACGCTTCAAGCGGGAAGCATCCTGTTGCGGCGCGCGCCCCCGGAGGAAAGTCTCGTCGGGATCGCCCTCGCCGCGGTGTCTCTCATCGTGATGCCCTGGCTGGGTTTCGCCAAGAAGAGACTCGCGAAACGCCTCGGCAGTCGCGCGCTCGAGGCGGATGCGACCGAAACCCTCGTCTGCTCGTATCTGTCTCTGACCCTTCTCGTCGGACTCGGCGCCAACGCTGTATGGGGATGGTGGTGGGCCGACCCCGTCGCCGCGCTCGCCATCGTCGCCTTCGTTCTCCACGAGGGGAAAGAGGCCCTGGAGCACAGCCGCGGCGATGTTTGA
- a CDS encoding fumarylacetoacetate hydrolase family protein: protein MKVYRTLDGVVGYDGSRWLRARTFSFDALFRGGSGTLDAFDEETGPLEDGSTLLPPLESQEIWAAGVTYFRSREARMEESEKEADVYDRVYSAERPELFFKATPHRVVGHRQNVVIRSDSTWNVPEAELAIAVSAGRQIIGFSIGNDMSSRSIEGENPLYLPQAKIYDGSCALGPCLVLGDEPLPPETSIRLRVVRGGDAIVDDKTSLAEMKRSPEHLVSYLFRHNSFPNGAYLLTGTGIVPDASFTLAPGDEVTITIDGLGTLSNVVSSTR, encoded by the coding sequence ATGAAGGTCTACCGCACGCTCGACGGCGTCGTGGGCTACGACGGAAGCCGGTGGCTCCGAGCGCGGACGTTTTCCTTCGATGCCCTGTTTCGGGGAGGTTCGGGGACCCTCGATGCCTTCGACGAGGAGACGGGCCCGTTGGAGGATGGCTCGACGCTCCTCCCGCCCCTCGAGAGTCAGGAAATCTGGGCAGCCGGCGTGACCTATTTTCGCAGCCGTGAAGCGCGGATGGAAGAGTCCGAAAAAGAGGCGGATGTCTACGACCGCGTGTACTCCGCAGAACGGCCGGAGCTCTTCTTCAAAGCTACCCCGCACCGCGTCGTGGGCCACCGGCAGAACGTCGTCATCCGCTCCGATTCGACCTGGAACGTACCGGAGGCGGAGCTCGCCATCGCCGTGAGCGCGGGGCGGCAGATCATCGGTTTCAGCATCGGAAACGACATGAGCTCACGAAGCATCGAAGGCGAGAATCCGCTCTACCTGCCCCAGGCCAAGATCTACGACGGGAGCTGTGCGCTCGGGCCTTGCCTCGTCCTCGGTGATGAGCCTCTACCCCCCGAGACCTCCATCCGGTTGCGTGTCGTTCGCGGCGGTGACGCGATCGTCGACGACAAGACCTCGCTCGCGGAGATGAAACGCTCGCCCGAGCATCTGGTGAGCTATCTGTTTCGCCACAATAGCTTCCCCAACGGCGCCTACCTCTTGACCGGCACCGGGATCGTGCCCGATGCCTCCTTCACGCTCGCGCCCGGGGATGAGGTTACGATCACCATCGATGGGCTCGGAACCCTTTCCAACGTCGTCTCTTCGACCCGTTGA
- a CDS encoding ABC transporter permease, with product MIVPDLRTFSRTIRNAPGFLLLAILTLGLGIGGTTAMYSFVSGVLLEPLPFDDPETLVVITRNNRAQGFAGMLFPARDVRAFREQARSFSRLSGYSGERVILTGAEDPENVRGARILPDFLSLLGNAPSIGRGFEVEEHETSAPVVILGHGLWERRFGGGADIIGRSLRVDGKEHTVVGVLPPGDDVVPTRFDVLRPMAVAELEGESAPFVWVVARRLPGISLAAAREDVNAILERWEKENRPPVLGWRADVETLREHLVGRLERPLWVLFGAVGMVLLLACSNVASLLLARSAERARELAIRAAIGAARWQIARQLLVESVLLSLVGGLLGVILAFFGTKLLVALAPFDVPRLARVGVDARVLLFSASASIGTGVLVGLIPVLALSRQDLDRSLRATAQAVSSQLHRRRFRNVLAVAQLGLALTLSIGAGLMIRSFARLVSVDPGFETGGLLTFQLSLPSYRFSESARWDAVAEQVLERVSTVPGVRSAAASTWTPLSGAWGRAQMSVESTSGEIVEREQWPMVLGVTPGYFQSLGLPLLRGRELTLADGDSEDGVVLVNRELAEQAWPEDDPLGKRLKFGGAASTNPWLTVVGVVEDARLIGLEHEGQEAMFRPLLRTGRTLADLQMLVRTSTNPERLVPQIREAVWAVDDQLPIRDVQTMDELVSINVSRPWFHLVVIAIFAVTALTLAGVGTYGVLSHSVTQRSREMGLRMALGATRSAVLELVLRQGMGLVTAGVFVGLGLAIGLTRVLGSLLYEISATEPVTFVGAAVVLGIIGLAATLVPALRATRVDPMTALRTE from the coding sequence ATGATCGTTCCGGACCTTCGAACCTTCTCGAGAACGATTCGCAACGCCCCGGGCTTCCTCCTGCTCGCGATACTCACGCTCGGTCTCGGCATCGGAGGCACGACGGCGATGTACAGCTTCGTGAGCGGCGTGCTGCTCGAGCCCCTGCCCTTCGACGATCCGGAGACTCTGGTCGTCATCACCCGAAACAACCGGGCGCAGGGTTTCGCCGGCATGTTGTTCCCCGCGAGGGATGTGAGGGCCTTCCGCGAGCAAGCGCGGAGTTTTTCTCGGCTCTCCGGCTACAGCGGTGAGCGGGTGATCCTCACGGGTGCCGAAGACCCGGAGAACGTGAGGGGGGCGAGGATACTCCCCGATTTTCTGTCTCTTCTCGGCAACGCGCCGTCGATCGGACGCGGCTTCGAGGTGGAAGAGCACGAGACGAGCGCTCCGGTGGTGATTCTGGGGCATGGTCTCTGGGAGCGGCGGTTCGGCGGAGGTGCCGATATCATCGGCCGCAGCCTCCGCGTGGACGGCAAGGAGCACACGGTCGTGGGGGTCCTTCCGCCGGGTGATGACGTCGTGCCGACGCGCTTCGACGTCCTGCGCCCCATGGCGGTGGCGGAGCTCGAGGGCGAGTCGGCGCCGTTCGTGTGGGTGGTGGCCCGGCGCCTGCCTGGCATCTCTCTGGCTGCGGCCCGGGAAGACGTCAATGCGATTCTGGAGCGCTGGGAGAAGGAGAACCGGCCGCCGGTCTTGGGATGGAGGGCCGACGTGGAGACGCTGCGCGAGCACCTCGTCGGAAGACTCGAGCGGCCTCTATGGGTTCTCTTCGGCGCCGTGGGGATGGTCCTTCTCCTCGCGTGCTCCAACGTCGCGAGTCTGCTCCTCGCTCGCAGCGCCGAGCGAGCAAGAGAGCTCGCCATCCGCGCCGCCATCGGCGCTGCGCGCTGGCAAATCGCTCGACAGCTTCTCGTGGAAAGCGTTCTGCTCTCGCTGGTGGGCGGTTTGCTCGGAGTGATACTGGCGTTTTTCGGCACGAAGCTGCTCGTCGCTCTGGCGCCTTTCGACGTTCCGCGTCTCGCACGCGTGGGAGTCGACGCCCGGGTCCTGCTGTTCTCCGCTTCCGCCTCGATCGGAACGGGCGTTCTCGTCGGTCTGATTCCGGTCCTCGCCCTCTCTCGGCAGGACCTCGATCGCTCGCTGAGGGCCACGGCGCAGGCGGTGAGCTCGCAGCTCCATCGCCGTCGTTTTCGTAACGTCCTCGCGGTCGCCCAGCTGGGTCTCGCATTGACTCTCTCGATCGGGGCGGGGTTGATGATTCGGAGCTTCGCCCGCCTCGTATCCGTCGACCCTGGGTTCGAGACCGGCGGGTTGCTGACGTTCCAGCTTTCGCTCCCGAGCTATCGGTTCTCTGAATCGGCGCGATGGGATGCCGTCGCCGAGCAGGTTCTCGAGCGCGTGAGTACGGTACCTGGGGTTCGCTCGGCCGCGGCCTCGACCTGGACACCGCTTTCGGGAGCGTGGGGAAGGGCGCAGATGAGCGTGGAATCGACTTCGGGCGAGATCGTGGAGCGGGAGCAGTGGCCCATGGTCCTCGGCGTGACACCAGGATATTTCCAGAGCCTGGGGCTGCCGCTTCTTCGTGGCCGGGAGCTCACTCTGGCCGACGGGGACAGCGAGGACGGCGTGGTGCTGGTGAACCGCGAGCTCGCGGAGCAGGCCTGGCCGGAGGACGATCCTCTGGGCAAGAGGCTGAAGTTCGGTGGCGCGGCCTCGACGAACCCGTGGCTCACCGTGGTGGGAGTGGTCGAGGACGCGCGTCTCATCGGCCTCGAGCACGAGGGGCAGGAAGCGATGTTCCGGCCGCTACTTCGTACCGGACGCACTTTGGCCGACCTGCAGATGCTCGTGAGGACGAGCACGAATCCGGAGCGGCTCGTACCTCAGATTCGCGAAGCGGTTTGGGCGGTGGACGATCAGCTTCCCATTCGTGACGTCCAGACGATGGACGAGCTCGTATCGATCAACGTCTCGCGCCCTTGGTTTCATCTCGTGGTGATCGCGATCTTCGCGGTCACCGCATTGACGCTCGCAGGCGTCGGAACCTACGGCGTGCTCTCACACTCCGTGACCCAACGTTCGCGCGAGATGGGCCTGCGCATGGCTCTCGGTGCCACTCGCTCCGCGGTACTCGAGCTCGTCTTGAGGCAGGGAATGGGGCTCGTGACGGCGGGGGTCTTCGTCGGGCTCGGACTCGCCATCGGATTGACGCGCGTGCTCGGAAGCTTGCTCTACGAGATCAGCGCGACCGAGCCGGTGACTTTCGTCGGAGCCGCGGTGGTTCTCGGGATCATCGGTCTCGCGGCGACGCTGGTGCCGGCGTTACGTGCCACCCGGGTCGACCCGATGACGGCGTTGCGTACCGAATGA
- a CDS encoding heavy metal translocating P-type ATPase, with the protein MIRSQHDNYRHHDTETSVDPVCGMTVEPSQAAGSVVHGDTTFHFCSQHCIERFRRDPSAYAQTDSAPDDQASAAPGMEWTCPMHPEIIRDAPGSCPICGMALEPRTATVEEDNPELRDMSRRFWISLVLSVPILALMVSEMLPGQPLQSLASSTALIWLQFALATPVVVWGGWPFFERGAQSIVSRHLNMFTLIALGTGAAFAFSVAAAVVPGWFPQAFRDPHTGALPVYFEPAAIIVTLVLLGQVLELRARSQTSRAIRALLGLAPDVARRVNADGSEEDVRIEHVQPGDRLRIRPGEKVPVDGVVEEGASAVDESMLTGEPLPVEKTPGSAVTGGTVNGTGSLVMKAERVGSETLLAQIVRLVSEAQRSRAPVQRLADTVSAWFVPAVILVAVLTAIVWGLGGPEPRLAHALVNAVAVLIIACPCALGLATPMSIMVGTGRGAQAGVLIKNAEALEILERIDAIVVDKTGTLTEGKPALVSVEPMGSFSEAEVLRVAGSLEQASEHPLAAAIVAGAVERSATLAGVQDFQSVTGKGVTAVLDGQSIAIGNQALLDDLGADFSAAAERAETIRRDGQTAVFVAIDGKLAGVLGIADPIKETSREAIEHLHEDGVSVIMLTGDNRTTAEWVASKLGIDRFEAEVLPDEKAAIVKRLQSEGRRVAMAGDGINDAPALAQADVGIAMGTGTDVAMESAGITLVKGDLRAIARARRLSRATMRNIRQNLAFAFGYNALGVPVAAGVLYPWFGILLSPMIASAAMTFSSVSVITNALRLRNIRL; encoded by the coding sequence ATGATTCGAAGCCAACATGATAACTACCGGCATCACGACACGGAAACGAGCGTCGATCCTGTATGCGGAATGACAGTCGAGCCTTCCCAGGCTGCCGGTAGCGTCGTTCACGGGGACACTACGTTCCATTTCTGTAGCCAGCACTGTATCGAGCGCTTCCGGAGGGATCCGTCGGCGTACGCGCAAACCGACTCCGCCCCGGACGATCAGGCGAGCGCCGCACCGGGGATGGAGTGGACGTGCCCGATGCATCCGGAAATCATTCGCGACGCGCCGGGAAGCTGTCCCATTTGCGGAATGGCGCTCGAGCCGCGGACGGCCACGGTCGAAGAGGACAACCCCGAGCTTCGCGACATGTCGCGCCGGTTCTGGATCTCTCTCGTTCTCTCCGTCCCCATCCTCGCCCTCATGGTTTCGGAGATGCTTCCGGGTCAGCCTCTACAGAGTCTCGCGAGCTCGACCGCGCTCATCTGGCTCCAGTTCGCACTCGCGACGCCGGTGGTCGTCTGGGGAGGCTGGCCGTTCTTCGAGCGCGGCGCCCAGTCGATCGTCAGCCGCCATCTCAACATGTTCACGCTGATCGCGCTCGGCACCGGCGCCGCCTTCGCGTTCAGTGTCGCCGCCGCGGTCGTGCCGGGGTGGTTTCCTCAGGCGTTTCGCGATCCGCATACGGGGGCCCTTCCGGTCTACTTCGAGCCCGCCGCCATCATCGTCACCCTCGTGCTTCTGGGACAGGTGCTGGAGCTCCGGGCCCGCAGCCAGACGTCGCGCGCGATCCGCGCCTTGCTGGGATTGGCCCCGGACGTCGCCCGGCGCGTGAATGCCGACGGGAGCGAAGAGGACGTCCGGATCGAGCACGTTCAGCCAGGCGACCGCCTGCGGATCCGGCCAGGCGAAAAGGTTCCGGTCGACGGTGTCGTCGAAGAGGGCGCGAGCGCGGTCGACGAATCGATGCTGACGGGTGAGCCACTTCCCGTCGAGAAGACACCCGGAAGCGCCGTGACGGGAGGGACGGTCAACGGCACCGGAAGTCTCGTGATGAAGGCCGAGCGCGTGGGAAGCGAAACGCTCCTGGCACAGATCGTTCGCCTCGTCAGCGAGGCGCAGCGATCCCGAGCTCCCGTCCAGCGGCTGGCCGACACGGTGTCGGCGTGGTTCGTGCCCGCGGTGATTCTCGTCGCGGTGCTCACCGCCATCGTGTGGGGGCTCGGCGGACCCGAGCCTCGGCTCGCGCACGCCCTGGTCAACGCGGTGGCGGTGCTCATCATCGCCTGCCCCTGCGCCCTCGGCCTCGCGACGCCGATGTCCATCATGGTCGGCACCGGCCGGGGCGCCCAGGCGGGCGTTCTCATCAAGAACGCCGAGGCCCTCGAGATTCTGGAGCGGATCGATGCCATCGTGGTCGACAAGACCGGAACGTTGACCGAAGGTAAGCCCGCGCTCGTCTCGGTAGAGCCGATGGGGTCGTTCTCCGAAGCGGAAGTACTCCGCGTTGCCGGAAGCCTCGAGCAAGCGAGCGAGCACCCGCTCGCCGCCGCCATCGTCGCCGGTGCCGTCGAGAGAAGCGCGACGCTCGCCGGCGTCCAGGATTTCCAGTCGGTCACGGGAAAAGGCGTCACTGCCGTCCTGGACGGTCAGTCGATCGCGATCGGAAATCAGGCTCTCCTCGATGACCTTGGAGCCGATTTTTCCGCCGCCGCCGAACGGGCCGAAACGATTCGCCGCGACGGCCAGACGGCCGTTTTCGTCGCGATCGACGGGAAGCTCGCCGGGGTCCTCGGCATCGCCGACCCTATCAAGGAAACGAGCCGCGAAGCGATCGAGCACCTTCACGAGGACGGGGTGAGCGTGATCATGCTCACGGGAGACAACCGCACGACCGCCGAATGGGTGGCGAGCAAGCTCGGCATCGACCGCTTCGAAGCCGAGGTGCTCCCCGACGAAAAGGCCGCCATCGTCAAGCGCCTCCAGAGCGAAGGCCGTCGAGTGGCCATGGCCGGCGACGGCATCAACGATGCTCCAGCGCTCGCTCAGGCGGACGTCGGCATTGCCATGGGCACGGGAACGGACGTCGCCATGGAGAGCGCCGGCATTACCCTCGTCAAAGGCGACCTCCGCGCAATCGCGCGCGCCCGGCGTTTGAGTCGAGCAACGATGAGGAACATCCGCCAAAACCTCGCGTTCGCGTTCGGCTATAACGCTCTCGGAGTTCCCGTGGCGGCCGGCGTTCTCTACCCCTGGTTCGGCATCTTGTTGAGCCCCATGATTGCCAGTGCCGCGATGACGTTCAGCTCGGTTTCGGTTATCACCAACGCGCTGCGGCTGCGGAACATCCGTCTGTGA
- a CDS encoding metal-sensitive transcriptional regulator, with product MTRNSMPLRVLNEAFVPDERKGEIHARLRRLRGQMDGIDRMLDDNRPCVDILTQVAAVQQAMRGVGKLVVRNYVERCASQAIKSGREQEVFDELMEVIFKLTR from the coding sequence ATGACGAGGAACTCTATGCCGCTTCGAGTTCTGAACGAGGCCTTCGTTCCCGACGAGCGAAAGGGGGAAATTCATGCCCGCCTCAGACGGCTCCGCGGCCAGATGGACGGCATCGATCGGATGCTCGATGACAATCGTCCCTGCGTCGACATCTTGACGCAAGTCGCCGCCGTCCAGCAGGCGATGCGCGGGGTCGGAAAGCTCGTCGTGCGCAACTACGTGGAGCGGTGCGCCTCGCAAGCGATCAAGAGCGGCCGCGAACAAGAGGTCTTCGATGAGCTCATGGAAGTGATCTTCAAGCTCACCCGCTGA